From Pseudoalteromonas sp. Scap06:
AGTTAGCGTATTATTCACGCCAATTAGTTTTTTCCTTACCTGAGGGTGTATGCGTTTAGATATTCACTGTGCAGACCGAGTTGGTATTGCTCAAGAGATTCTTAATATTTTAGTTAGCTACAATGTTGACTTGAAAGGAATTGAAGTCGACTCAGTTAATTGCCGTATGTATGTGAGTTTTCCTGAAATTGAATTTGAACAATTTCAAAAAATTATGCCTTCAATTCGATTGATCGATGGTGTACATGATGTACGTACCACCGCGTTTTTACCTTCTGAACGTGAGCACAATGAATTAAACACCTTATTAAGAGCACTGCCAGATGGTGTTATATCTATTGATGCTAAAGGCTGGGTGCGTTTGTGTAACGACGCGGCGTGTAAAGACTTACAGCTAACAGAAAAAGAAGTCATTGGCGCCAATATCAATAATTTACTTAAAGGTTTTAATTTTACCCGTTGGTTAGAAGGCAAAGAAGTACTTGGGCAAACTACCCGTGTAGAAGTGGCAGGTGAAGACTTTATTGCCGATATTTTACCTATTGCTGTACCACAAGGCAGTGAGGGGGATGTATTAGCGGGTGCGGTAATTAATATAAAATCGCAAAGCCGCCTAGGTCAGCAAGTGAGTGCGTTTAGACGCTATGGCCAAGAAAGCTTTGCGACAATTCACAATTTTAGTACGGCGATGCGTCGTGTTGTACGCGAAGCGCGTAAAATGGCGCAACTTGAAGCCCCTATTCTTATCACCGGTGAAACCGGCACAGGTAAAGAGTTATTAGCGCGAGCTTGTCACTATGCATCTAACCGCTCAGTAAAACCGTTTATTGCTTTATCGTGTGCCTCGTTACCAGATGATGTTGCCGAGTCAGAACTTTTTGGTTACGCCGGATATGAAGAAAATGCAGCGCCTAAACGCGGTGTACTTGAACAAGCGGATGGTGGAACAGTATTTTTAGATGAAGTGGGTGAAATGTCGACTCAGCTCCAAACTAAATTACTGCGCTTTTTACAAGACGGTACGTTTCGAAAAGTAGGCGACGAAAACGAAGTTAAAGTAAATGTTCGCATAGTTGCTGCTACCCAAAAAGATTTACCTGCAATGGTGCAAGAGGGCGTATTTAGAGAAGACTTATACTATCGCATTAATGTACTAACGTTAGAAATTGCACCACTGAGAGATCGTAAAGCCGATGTTGGCCCACTTGCCGAGCACTTTATTCAAAAATATGCGCAGCAAAATGGCCATACTGTGCCTGAGCTATCTGAAGAATGTTTAACGTTTTTACAAGATTACCCATGGCCAGGTAATGTGCGCCAATTAGAAAATGCTATTTACCGTGCGGTATCGTTGTTAGAAGACAGTGAATTGCGAGTTGAGCATTTACAACTGCCGACCTTTACTCATGATTTAGGCTATTTAGAGTCTGATTTTGAGGGCTCGCTTGATCAAGCGGTTAAGCGTTTTGAAGCTACCTTATTGCGTAAGCTTTATCCAGCTTATCCAAGTTCACGTCAGTTAGCTAAGCGCTTAGGGCTGAGTCATACAGCGGTAGCTAATAAACTACGTGATTACGGTATTAATCGTAAAACGGTTAAAGTTTAAAGATAGATA
This genomic window contains:
- the tyrR gene encoding transcriptional regulator TyrR, encoding MRLDIHCADRVGIAQEILNILVSYNVDLKGIEVDSVNCRMYVSFPEIEFEQFQKIMPSIRLIDGVHDVRTTAFLPSEREHNELNTLLRALPDGVISIDAKGWVRLCNDAACKDLQLTEKEVIGANINNLLKGFNFTRWLEGKEVLGQTTRVEVAGEDFIADILPIAVPQGSEGDVLAGAVINIKSQSRLGQQVSAFRRYGQESFATIHNFSTAMRRVVREARKMAQLEAPILITGETGTGKELLARACHYASNRSVKPFIALSCASLPDDVAESELFGYAGYEENAAPKRGVLEQADGGTVFLDEVGEMSTQLQTKLLRFLQDGTFRKVGDENEVKVNVRIVAATQKDLPAMVQEGVFREDLYYRINVLTLEIAPLRDRKADVGPLAEHFIQKYAQQNGHTVPELSEECLTFLQDYPWPGNVRQLENAIYRAVSLLEDSELRVEHLQLPTFTHDLGYLESDFEGSLDQAVKRFEATLLRKLYPAYPSSRQLAKRLGLSHTAVANKLRDYGINRKTVKV